From Candidatus Syntrophoarchaeum caldarius, a single genomic window includes:
- a CDS encoding membrane protein yields the protein MRTPNPISICINIVWICSSIFSLKSLQPSPSESANITSKTTTTATTAIVAIKPAMILFFIFFTSFYIKVLTLLNRLSRNCF from the coding sequence ATGCGGACCCCAAATCCCATCAGCATCTGTATCAACATTGTATGGATATGTTCCAGTATTTTTTCTTTAAAGTCACTCCAACCATCACCATCTGAATCTGCAAATATTACGTCCAAAACCACAACGACTGCTACAACGGCTATTGTTGCTATTAAACCCGCTATGATCTTATTCTTCATATTTTTTACTTCCTTTTACATTAAAGTCCTAACTCTTTTGAATAGGCTGTCTCGCAATTGCTTTTGA
- a CDS encoding endonuclease nuclease-like protein, with translation MGQPYYEEATNRLKELIEGRTVRLEKDVEDKDQYGRLLRHIYIDDTFVNLEMIREGYASVYITPPNTKYSYEFEKAEEEAKNAERGIWQRSEDLSKCIGILYFHWDAEGNDCYNLNDEYVTFKNPCSESIDMTGWTVKDEANHIYTFPDFSLAGGATVTLYTGSGRDTKTKLYWNSSGHTCNAIWNNAGDTLYLRDAGGNLVISYHYSGFE, from the coding sequence ATGGGGCAACCATACTACGAAGAAGCGACAAATAGGTTAAAGGAATTAATTGAAGGGAGGACCGTACGTTTGGAGAAGGATGTTGAGGATAAGGACCAATATGGGAGACTGCTAAGGCATATTTACATTGATGATACATTTGTAAACTTAGAGATGATTAGAGAAGGATACGCTAGCGTTTATATTACCCCTCCAAACACGAAATATTCATACGAATTTGAAAAAGCTGAAGAAGAAGCTAAAAATGCTGAGAGAGGAATATGGCAACGATCAGAAGATTTATCTAAATGCATAGGCATTCTTTATTTTCATTGGGATGCAGAAGGCAATGACTGCTATAATCTCAATGATGAATATGTCACTTTCAAAAATCCCTGCTCTGAGTCTATTGATATGACGGGTTGGACAGTTAAAGACGAGGCGAATCATATCTATACCTTTCCAGATTTCAGTCTGGCAGGTGGTGCCACAGTTACGTTGTATACAGGTTCAGGAAGGGATACAAAGACAAAGTTATACTGGAATAGCAGCGGTCATACATGCAATGCAATATGGAACAATGCTGGTGATACACTTTATTTAAGGGATGCAGGCGGTAACTTGGTGATAAGCTATCACTATAGTGGGTTTGAATAA